The region GAGTATGCTGAAAGCAGAAAAAGACTTCGAAGAGTTTATAGAATTATTAAACAAGTTTAATGTTGAATATATGATTATAGGTGCTTATGCTCTTGCATTATATGCCCGTCCAAGAAACACTGGTGATATTGATATATTTATAAATAATACCCTTAATAATGCAAAACTGCTTATAAAAGTTATCAGTGAATTTGGATTTGAAAGCACAGGTATTAAAGAAAATGATTTCACTACAAAAGGCAGGATGATTCAACTCGGTGTATCACCTGTTAGAATTGATATAATTAATGAAATTGATGGAGTTGATTTTTTGAGCGCATTTAAAAACAAAGAAACATTTCAATTTGGAAAAGTTTTTGCAAATTTTATTTCTAAATCTGATTTGATAAAGAACAAAAAGGCAAGTAATCGAAAAAAAGATATCGCCGATCTGGATGAATTAGAGAAATTCAGCAATAATTCTGACTAAAGAATAACAATTATTTACTGATCTGTTAAATCTGTTTTATCTATTTGCTGTGAGTTAAATATAGAGTAAAGACCGGAACAAGGATAATCAATGACTAAAAATGACCTAATGACTTTTTCCTTCTGCCCTATCCCTCTCTTTTCAAGAGAGGTTAGGTGAGTTCAAATAGTTAGAAGCAATAAGTAAAAAAACAATAAATGACCACCAATGACCTAATGACTTTTTCCTTCTGCGCTATACCTCTCTTTTCAAGAGAGGTTAGGTGAGTTTACAGGGCTTGAGGTGAGAGGAAAGAAGTCAGAAGTAAGAAGTTTTACGATTAAATGACCACAAATGACCCAATGACTTAATTACTTTAAAGCCATCTCCAATCTCCCCTATCCCCTTTTGATCAGCTACCCGGCTTTTTTTCTTGTAAGTTGTGCTTTAAGATCCAGAGTTATAATTAAATTTGCAAGCTCTCTGCCGTCAATATACATTGTGCCGTTAGTGATACGTTCGTTAAATTCTCCGTTAGTAATGATAAATTTCCTTTTAATCTCATTTGCTGCTGGTTTAAAATGGACTACTTCTTCATAGTCTTCTTTTCTAACATTGGTTGTAAGCAGACATTTACAATGCAGATTAACCGGTGTAGATCCTTTACGTGCTTTACCGATAATATAAAACATAGGTTCATCATCAATATCCATAATTGTAATATCGCGGTAGCCGAGGAAACTGAAAAAATACTTCATTATTGCTTTGTATCCGCTAAGATCAATTGATTGTAGTTTATTAAGCACTTTATTACGATCATTGTTAAGTGACTTTTTGTAACCATCATTCATACCGAAAATAGTAAGCCAGTCATCAGGCGTAATTAATTCTGATAATGTTTCACTTTTTATATTATCAAAAAGATATCTGTTTGAAAAACCTTTTTCTTCAAGTACATAAAGCAGATCTTCTTCAAATGTTTGACGGATGTTATAATTGTACATTACCACTGAAGATGCAGCTGGATCATTTATACCAATTTCATCATCATTTTGCCATACAGTAACAGGATTCCACCACAGATCAAAATTAAATATATATGATACTTTGGAAAGATTAAGTTTTAATCGAGATGGTTTCAGATTTGTCAGCAGAACGGTTACATCGCTTCTGTCGTAAAAATTATCGAGTGAGTTTTTAAGGTCCTCTGCAGACATACCATTACGTCCGACAACAAATCTTACATTATTCGCATCAAAAACCTTCTCTAATTTTTTCATTCCATTCTCATCGTACTGAGTAAACACAACAGCTTTTTTCTTGTTGCTATGAACAGCATTTAGTTGTTCAGTTAACAGATTGGCTTTTGGACTTATATTCCGGAATGAGGAGAAATTGAGTATCTGTTTTAGTTTGTGAATGATTGTAAATATATTACTCTGAAACCTGATTGGATTCGGGCTGTCAAACAGAGTATTAAGTTCTTCCTTCGCTTGAGTTATTGCTTCATTGTATTCAAATAACTGCATTTCATCTGGTGATAACCAAATATCTTTTATTAAAGCAGTATGTTTTCCTTTCCTTAGATCTTTAATCGTATTACCAAAAAAAGCTAATTCTATTTTTTGTGTGAAAGGTAATTCCTCAAGATGTTTTTTAAGCGCTTTCTGATTATTAATTGCAGATAAAAACCAAATATAAGTTGGTTCAATATGGGTAATAATCTGATCTATCTGCTGAGATGCATAACGATAATTGATTAGTTCATCAAATAAAACCAGATCAATTTTATCAAAATCCTTTAGCTCTGATCTACCAAGATCATCAATATCTGCAAACCAGATAACAGATGCCCCTTTAACTTTTCTTGTTGTACCGGGTTCATATTTTTTTATCTTTAATTCTCGTGTAAACTGTTTAAATGAATATGACCAGAATTCTTTAAATCTGTTCTTCTCACTTATAAGAAGAATAGATTTAATACTGCCCTTCTTGAATAAGTATGAAAGCGAAGCAGCAACAGAATTAAATTTTTCGCAGCCCAGTTCATCACACAATACTGCAAAGGGATTGGATGTTAGAAATTCACCCTGACTTATATCATAAGGATCAAGTTGATTAAGTGAAGATGAAAAATCTGTCCAGCTTAATTCCCGATAAGAAGATAGAAGACTGTTAATAATATTTTTTGTACCCTCTGTAATCCGCTCATCATTAAGGGCATCAATAATTACAGGATCAAAATTCTTTTGTTTGACTACAACTTTTTTGACTATTGTTCTGGGTAAATCTATTCGCACTTTAAATACCGGATGAGGTATATCGAAAGACGGCGAATAAAACTGCACATCTGCAGGAATCAGATAATCAAACGGAATAAAATGTGAAACTGCTGTACTGTTAATAATATCATCAATACCGGGCACTTTAATTTGTGCGACATCGGGCAACGATATATATGAATTATTCAGATCATCAGATATAGAAAGCGACTCTTCAAATTGTTCGACACTAAGCAGATCAATATTAAAAACTTCTGGAATCAGATCAGCCAGATAATCTTTAACCTCCGGTAGTGAAATCAAATATGGAACTTCCTTTATTGGTTTCTCTTCAATTTCGAAATCGGGATTTGAATGCGGGACAGACTGTAAAATAAATGTGTCTGACTTATCACTTGTCTCTGATTTACTTACAATAAACAAAGGTGATTGATCCAATACTTTTGTCTGCTCACCTATAAATAAAGAAGACTGATCAACTACCTTAGGAATCTGAGGAAGTTGAGAGTTGAGACTGTAAATCTTTACTTCATCAAGCAATCTTTCTTTAAGAGTAAACAATTGAGGTTTTGTAAGACCAAAAAATATCAGATAAGCTCTTGGATGTTCCAGTAGATATTTTTGTTTTAAAGCAGGTATATCAAGGATATCAAGCTTGAATTTTAATTTAAGTGAGTTAGGTAATTTAAGCTGTTCAACTTCAAAGCCATCCAGCACTTCAGAATAGTAAAGAGCTTTTACCTCATGGTTTTTAATACGCGGAGGTCTAAGCCATTTTGCAAAATGGAAATCATCTGTAAGATCTATCTTAGCAACTTTAGACGCTATTTTAGATCGTGCTGTCCGGATCATATTGATACTTAATCGTTAGTGCGCTGTAGCTGTACCTGTTCGCAAGCAGCTTTAAGCCTTTCGAATGGTTCAGATAAGTTGCGTGATTCTGATATTTTTTCCAGACTTGCTTTAATACCCTTTAGTTCTTCAGCAAACTTTTTTGAAGTTTCGATAAAACCTTTTGCTGCTCCGTTCATAGGAGTATTGAGTGCCTCAAGTGCAGTATTACTGATTGATTTCTGTTTTTCATCAGAAAGAAGACGAATAACTCTTATTCCCTGTTTCTGGTTAGCACCGAGAAATAGCGGATCTTTCACAATTATCAGATCTATTTGTTCATTAACAGCATTTAGCAAAGGTACAGATATTAATTCAACCAAAATATGTTCTAATAAAACATCACCGTATAATGTTTTCTGAAAGCTGGTAGGCTTTATTGGTGCTGTAACCCTGAATTCCAGCGGTTTTGTTTCTGCATCAGTTACAAGAATGGCTCCCATCACTCCGCCATTATCATTAAGTGTATAGGTTTCAAGAAAAGCTAATTTTGCAATTTCCATCATTATTCTCCGACTAACAAATTATTGATAAATTTTCTATCAAAGATTTTCAATATTAGTGCCATGATTTAGACAGAAATAAGCTTAGTTGATAATTTGAATTTAGAAGTAAAATATACAGGTGAAATAATTATAGGGTGTCAAAAGTGACGCATAAAACCTTGTTTAACAAATAAAAAAGAAGAAAACTTATTTTCAACAAAATTATTTTCTGTTAATATACTTTTTGCATGAATATTCTACCTGATACAATCAATGGTTAATTGGTATGTAAAAAATTATTTCAGGTAATTTATTTTACATAAGAAGAAATTTTTGTCTGAATGTGGAAAAATCAAATATTAAAAAAAGATATTTAAATTGAGATTTAACTTAAATATATGATTGCAATTGAGTAATCATTATATAATGTGTAGTTAGTCAAATGACAAATAATAACCATTTATAAATAATTAATGTTCATAAGCTGCTGATCAATCTCCAACCTGCATTAACCTAATTCCTAGATCAGCAACTTCACATCTACTTGACAGTGAGAAAAGTATTATCTATCTTTATATAGACTTAATCTAAATAATTTGCAAGAACTTATGAAAACAGCTTCAAAATTAAATTTCGGTGAAAAAGGGATTATATCTGATATAGATAATACACATCCGTCATTTAGAAGAATATTAGAAATCGGTTTTACTCCAGGTCAGGAAATACAATTAATAAACTCATCTGCATTTAATGATCCATTAGCCTTTTCTTTAAGAGGAACTTTAATTGCAATAAGGAAACAAGAAGCTGATTGTATAATTTTATCCTGAGAGTGTGATGAATAATGACTCAGCAGTTAAGCTGCAGTTAATAACATTAGTAGGTCCGCCAAACTCCGGTAAAACAACTCTTTTTAATTTACTAAGTGGAAAAAATTTAAAGACAGTAAACTATCCCGGCTCTACAGTTGAATATTCAATTGGTAAAATACAAAGTAGATTTGATATAAATGCAGATATACTTGATTCACCTGGCATAATTAGTTTAAATCCAAATTCTCCTGACGAAGAAATTTCTGTAAACTCTCTTTACCATCATCCAATTTATGGTTCACCGAATTTGGTAATAACTACTGTTGATGCAAGTCAGATATCACGGCATTTATTATTATCTATGCAGCTTATTTCATCTGGTTTTGATGTAATAGTTGTGCTAACAATGAACGACATTATGGAAAAAAGAGGGTTTAAGGTTGATGAGAAAAAACTTTCAGAAGAACTTGGATGCAATGTAATTAAAGTAAATGGTAGAACAGGTGCCGGAATAGATGAATTAGTGAATCAGTTGAAACATAAAACTGGTGATAATGGTTCTGCATCAAAATCGAATAATCAGACTATAGAAAAAGTACCGAAAAAGATTTTTGAAAATGCTGGAAAAGAGCAGTTGTTAAAGCTATATTCTGATATTGAGGAAATTGAAAAAAAGGTAATAACTCCCCTGCCGGCTTTATCAGAAAAGAATTTGCTGAATGCTAACAAAAGTCTTAAGATATTAAACCCAACATTAAGATCGGGGAATAATCAGCCTGATGAATTAACATTGAAGATAGATAAATATCTGCTTGATAAACGCTTGGGATTAATATTTTTCTTTCTAATTATGTCATTGATGTTTACATCTATTTTTTGGGCTGCTGATCCATTTATGAATTGGATAGATGGGTTTTTTGGATGGCTCTCTTCAATTACTGCAGAGTATTTTGGTGACACATGGTACGGTGATTTAATTGCTGATGGAATTATAAGCGGCACAGGTTCAGTGTTAGTATTTTTGCCGCAGATTTTAATATTATTCTTAATACTTGGTTTATTAGAGGATACAGGATATTTAGCTCGTGGTGCAATGTTAATTGATAAACCTTTATCAAAAATTGGATTGAATGGTAAATCATTTGTTCCAATGCTATCAGGATTCGCTTGTGCAATCCCAGCAATACTTTCTGCACGTACAATTTCTAACCGGAGAGAAAGGCTGCTTACTATTTTCATAATACCATTAATGAGCTGCAGC is a window of Ignavibacterium sp. DNA encoding:
- a CDS encoding nucleotidyltransferase — protein: MLKAEKDFEEFIELLNKFNVEYMIIGAYALALYARPRNTGDIDIFINNTLNNAKLLIKVISEFGFESTGIKENDFTTKGRMIQLGVSPVRIDIINEIDGVDFLSAFKNKETFQFGKVFANFISKSDLIKNKKASNRKKDIADLDELEKFSNNSD
- a CDS encoding C-terminal helicase domain-containing protein translates to MIRTARSKIASKVAKIDLTDDFHFAKWLRPPRIKNHEVKALYYSEVLDGFEVEQLKLPNSLKLKFKLDILDIPALKQKYLLEHPRAYLIFFGLTKPQLFTLKERLLDEVKIYSLNSQLPQIPKVVDQSSLFIGEQTKVLDQSPLFIVSKSETSDKSDTFILQSVPHSNPDFEIEEKPIKEVPYLISLPEVKDYLADLIPEVFNIDLLSVEQFEESLSISDDLNNSYISLPDVAQIKVPGIDDIINSTAVSHFIPFDYLIPADVQFYSPSFDIPHPVFKVRIDLPRTIVKKVVVKQKNFDPVIIDALNDERITEGTKNIINSLLSSYRELSWTDFSSSLNQLDPYDISQGEFLTSNPFAVLCDELGCEKFNSVAASLSYLFKKGSIKSILLISEKNRFKEFWSYSFKQFTRELKIKKYEPGTTRKVKGASVIWFADIDDLGRSELKDFDKIDLVLFDELINYRYASQQIDQIITHIEPTYIWFLSAINNQKALKKHLEELPFTQKIELAFFGNTIKDLRKGKHTALIKDIWLSPDEMQLFEYNEAITQAKEELNTLFDSPNPIRFQSNIFTIIHKLKQILNFSSFRNISPKANLLTEQLNAVHSNKKKAVVFTQYDENGMKKLEKVFDANNVRFVVGRNGMSAEDLKNSLDNFYDRSDVTVLLTNLKPSRLKLNLSKVSYIFNFDLWWNPVTVWQNDDEIGINDPAASSVVMYNYNIRQTFEEDLLYVLEEKGFSNRYLFDNIKSETLSELITPDDWLTIFGMNDGYKKSLNNDRNKVLNKLQSIDLSGYKAIMKYFFSFLGYRDITIMDIDDEPMFYIIGKARKGSTPVNLHCKCLLTTNVRKEDYEEVVHFKPAANEIKRKFIITNGEFNERITNGTMYIDGRELANLIITLDLKAQLTRKKAG
- a CDS encoding ferrous iron transport protein A; its protein translation is MKTASKLNFGEKGIISDIDNTHPSFRRILEIGFTPGQEIQLINSSAFNDPLAFSLRGTLIAIRKQEADCIILS
- the feoB gene encoding ferrous iron transport protein B, encoding MNNDSAVKLQLITLVGPPNSGKTTLFNLLSGKNLKTVNYPGSTVEYSIGKIQSRFDINADILDSPGIISLNPNSPDEEISVNSLYHHPIYGSPNLVITTVDASQISRHLLLSMQLISSGFDVIVVLTMNDIMEKRGFKVDEKKLSEELGCNVIKVNGRTGAGIDELVNQLKHKTGDNGSASKSNNQTIEKVPKKIFENAGKEQLLKLYSDIEEIEKKVITPLPALSEKNLLNANKSLKILNPTLRSGNNQPDELTLKIDKYLLDKRLGLIFFFLIMSLMFTSIFWAADPFMNWIDGFFGWLSSITAEYFGDTWYGDLIADGIISGTGSVLVFLPQILILFLILGLLEDTGYLARGAMLIDKPLSKIGLNGKSFVPMLSGFACAIPAILSARTISNRRERLLTIFIIPLMSCSARLPIYALLIAFLTPSDKLWIGGIVLAIIYIASTIASLIIAAIINKFNKRLIKAEDNSSFILELPAYRMPKARVVIRNSYDNAKQYILRAGPVIMVLSMMIWFLTYFPNHSPVIDEAGLNNEEIEQMIKSERLATSYAADMGKFIQPVMTPLGMDWRVGVALISAFAAREVFVSSLVLIFKVTDSGDIRASMISAMRNAKIEETGEQLFTPATTLGLIVFFMFALQCLSTVAVSRKETGGWRIPILQIVIFTSTAYILTFFTVNVLRYAGIA